The following proteins come from a genomic window of Nitrospira sp.:
- a CDS encoding Survival protein SurA precursor (Peptidyl-prolyl cis-trans isomerase SurA), translating into MKRVVPSFDRLVRFKVPLAVLIISTWFPAFSEAHLQDRIVAIVNSELIMLSDVKREFETEQERLSREHRGNDLPQRLKTAEYMALTKLIERRLQLQEAKAKKVEVSDLEVKHALEQMKRQGSPFDITNADHVQAVRDQLLLMRVVDLHIRGNITVGDSELKRFYQEHRDRFALPEEYQLSQIIIHPRSSDGLADALTKARRAMDDLKRGEKFEEVAMQYSDGANALQGGRLGWVRQGELLPAIEQAVAHLVPGGISNIIESSEGIQIIRMDDRKPKQFRRYEDARREIQELVYQQKSDDMYQSWLIELKNKAYIEIKFEQVAEKAQPQSVRSTP; encoded by the coding sequence ATGAAACGCGTTGTGCCGTCATTCGATCGGCTGGTCCGATTCAAGGTGCCGTTAGCCGTGTTGATAATCTCCACCTGGTTCCCGGCCTTTTCCGAGGCTCATTTGCAGGACCGCATCGTCGCCATCGTCAATTCCGAATTAATCATGTTGTCGGATGTGAAGCGCGAATTTGAAACGGAGCAAGAGCGGCTTTCCCGTGAGCACCGGGGAAACGATCTTCCCCAGCGGCTGAAGACCGCGGAATACATGGCCTTGACGAAGCTCATCGAGCGGCGATTGCAATTGCAGGAAGCCAAAGCCAAAAAGGTCGAGGTGTCCGACCTGGAAGTCAAGCATGCGCTTGAACAGATGAAGCGGCAAGGCAGCCCCTTTGACATCACCAATGCGGACCATGTGCAAGCTGTGCGCGATCAGCTCCTCCTCATGAGAGTCGTGGATCTGCATATTCGCGGCAACATTACCGTCGGAGACTCTGAGCTCAAGCGGTTCTACCAAGAGCATCGTGACCGGTTCGCCCTTCCCGAAGAGTACCAACTGAGCCAGATCATTATTCACCCGCGCTCGTCGGATGGATTGGCCGATGCCTTGACGAAAGCCCGCCGAGCCATGGACGACTTGAAGCGGGGAGAGAAATTTGAAGAGGTCGCCATGCAGTATTCCGACGGCGCCAATGCCTTGCAAGGAGGACGACTGGGATGGGTCCGACAGGGTGAACTCCTTCCCGCCATCGAACAAGCGGTCGCCCATTTAGTGCCGGGAGGAATCTCGAACATCATCGAAAGCTCCGAGGGGATCCAGATCATCCGCATGGATGACCGGAAGCCGAAACAGTTTCGCCGATACGAGGACGCACGGCGGGAAATTCAGGAACTGGTCTATCAGCAGAAGAGCGATGACATGTATCAATCCTGGCTCATTGAGCTCAAAAACAAAGCGTACATCGAGATCAAATTCGAACAAGTCGCCGAAAAAGCGCAGCCACAGTCTGTGCGTTCGACACCATGA
- a CDS encoding GTP-binding protein EngB, with the protein MKIFGAEFIKSCVTPEQFPSGPLHEIAFVGRSNVGKSSLINSLLNRRDLAKVSRTPGKTRAVNVFLVSTSDPDLAQFHLVDLPGYGFARVSKSVRTQWGPLIEDYLVGRASLIGIVMLVDSRVVTDQDRQTIAWLRSIRRNPLVVATKVDRLRPSERARTLRLTHRALGLADGELLIPYSSETGDGRDRLWGALREVAGRRPADMV; encoded by the coding sequence ATGAAAATCTTCGGAGCTGAGTTTATCAAAAGTTGCGTCACTCCAGAACAATTTCCGTCCGGTCCACTTCATGAAATTGCCTTTGTGGGGCGCTCCAATGTGGGTAAATCGTCGTTGATCAATTCGTTGCTGAATCGCCGGGACCTGGCGAAGGTTAGCCGGACGCCTGGAAAGACGAGGGCTGTGAATGTGTTCCTCGTCTCGACTTCAGACCCGGACCTGGCGCAATTCCATCTCGTGGATCTACCCGGTTACGGATTTGCCAGAGTGTCGAAATCCGTCCGCACCCAGTGGGGACCGTTGATCGAAGACTATCTCGTCGGTCGAGCCTCGCTCATCGGGATCGTGATGTTGGTGGACAGCCGCGTCGTGACCGACCAGGATCGTCAGACCATCGCGTGGCTCCGTTCAATCCGCCGGAATCCCCTTGTCGTGGCGACCAAGGTCGACAGGTTGAGACCCAGTGAACGGGCGCGCACCCTGAGGTTGACACACCGTGCTCTGGGGCTGGCCGACGGCGAACTGTTGATTCCCTATTCGTCGGAGACCGGGGACGGACGGGATCGGCTGTGGGGAGCTCTACGCGAGGTAGCCGGAAGGCGTCCGGCGGACATGGTTTGA